From a single Zygotorulaspora mrakii chromosome 2, complete sequence genomic region:
- the ECM21 gene encoding Ecm21p (similar to Saccharomyces cerevisiae ECM21 (YBL101C) and CSR2 (YPR030W); ancestral locus Anc_7.436), whose product MPYSIPRPIPAKHSAYQSGSRERDRDNQSHSQAMNSKSSAVGSAPVHFSPTKRAQTFVQSQQQGMGRRRSSTIKSALSSLLGSSPPQQQQQHVPQNVHRSFSLPKTGSSLSVGAENPPSHANSSVLSPGLRRYSTTSAEVTSDGHRNSGYYTTNEEDEDAVTESVHGDTSLDEDSTIGESTSASGSSASNPGVLSKSLKSLGKIYLTEYLAERGLLAPTTVMENQSLKVSLATSGESVFLPTMSSNDDEYLARLNGLREDEDEGEDEDEDEDEDEVDDLGFEAATSESRPQPHVRSPGSSDRGNRTTAVNATARSTSERAGVSEPVDESVSTSSIGSTLEIDSSMATYTIAMILSVSHPITLSNLRTELCSRIRVYWPNGVPPTKVFHEEFYCAGHLDWDLSMDNVNLFVPANVSSSEKIINNCKNLKPMEIFQNSNDSRKRYLDKNNAKKQMMNKIKSSKNQLYQSGDYVFIIPIVFSNTIPESLYLPSARVNYRFRIGMKLIEPYNQQNKNPDNQESLSAKNPESDATSLKKLNLFKKLKNNLHLNNPHVGKEELDDNNNLYAEYPVNIVRTPPQYSISTANKPVYINRVWSDSLSYEISFAQKYVSLDSKVPIKIKIVPLVKNICLKRIRISVLEKITLVSKDCEYEYDQIDPVAKDPYNPYFAEFSSKRKKERNLSILEIRSKEKGSRALREEVVNNCIDDNLLAYNCLQDDKGEKGLGMTEPLVITTNLEFPKYIDMDKDTARVVPPYGIDVYSPVSNPELAKNSNTANRGGVIGFLAGRRSSLSATAGTKNTGQNHQYLSTPSPVFNPKFHETSFQSDSEVPVEFQTRLNEARRGLYLDSLHFSNIYSRHKLEIMLRISKPDAKDPARLRHYEVLIDTPIFLVSDLCNSGNMELPTYDMATSDRFSPEMIAGAAPPTFEEAISIPGSPLNSPMNSPVGSPILRGSFEQDDLYMNNINLSRSASIGGMLPLEGMTQGSTPVPLSTSVDANQRYNNLDGLLSPTFAAEVSDISSQSRSNTKNAIGEHQNNYMPTYGRQSVFKDNYSIARESPASGSSQTKQNIESNNDNVHPSDVNRADVTHYPPRYDDIVSMTSGKH is encoded by the coding sequence ATGCCGTATTCCATACCGCGGCCTATTCCTGCCAAACATTCAGCATACCAGTCTGGAAGCCGTGAGCGGGATCGTGATAACCAAAGTCATTCGCAAGCGATGAACTCTAAAAGTAGTGCGGTGGGCTCTGCTCCGGTACACTTCTCGCCCACAAAAAGAGCTCAGACGTTTGTACAGTCGCAGCAGCAGGGGATGGGAAGAAGGAGGTCTTCGACCATTAAGAGTGCCCTCTCGTCCCTGCTAGGATCCTCTCCTccacagcagcagcagcagcatGTGCCGCAGAATGTCCATCGGAGTTTCAGTCTTCCAAAGACGGGATCAAGCCTAAGTGTTGGCGCTGAGAATCCCCCTAGCCATGCGAACAGTTCTGTTTTGAGTCCTGGTCTGAGAAGGTACAGTACTACGTCTGCTGAAGTGACGTCAGACGGTCACAGAAACAGCGGATACTACACTACAAATgaggaggatgaagatgcCGTAACAGAGTCTGTTCATGGTGATACCAGTTTGGATGAGGACTCTACAATTGGAGAATCTACCAGCGCTAGTGGCTCTTCGGCTTCAAATCCTGGTGTTTTGAGCaagtctttgaaatctctAGGGAAAATCTACCTGACGGAGTATCTAGCTGAAAGAGGTTTATTGGCGCCAACAACAGTAATGGAAAATCAGTCCCTTAAGGTCTCTTTAGCGACCAGTGGTGAGTCCGTTTTCTTACCTACCATGtcttcaaatgatgatgaatatcTGGCGAGGTTAAACGGGTTAcgagaagatgaagatgaaggtgaagatgaagatgaagatgaagatgaagatgaagttgatgatCTTGGTTTTGAGGCCGCAACCTCAGAATCAAGACCACAACCTCATGTAAGATCACCTGGATCGAGTGATCGGGGCAACAGAACCACCGCGGTCAACGCTACTGCTCGTTCAACGTCTGAGAGAGCTGGCGTTTCTGAACCCGTAGATGAAAGCGTTTCTACTTCTTCGATTGGAAGTACACTTGAGATTGATAGTTCCATGGCTACTTACACTATAGCAATGATATTATCTGTTTCTCATCCAATCACACTGTCTAATCTGCGAACCGAGCTTTGCTCAAGAATAAGAGTATATTGGCCGAACGGTGTTCCTCCTACCAAGGTCTTTCACGAAGAATTTTATTGTGCAGGCCATCTTGATTGGGATTTAAGTATGGATAATGTGAATCTCTTCGTACCCGCAAATGTATCGTcaagtgaaaaaataattaatAATTGCAAAAACCTGAAACCAATGGAGATTTTCCAAAACTCAAATGATTCTCGTAAACGTTATTTGGACAAAAATAATGCCAAAAAACAGATGATGaataaaatcaaatctTCGAAGAATCAATTATATCAATCTGGTGACTATGTTTTCATAATACCGATAGTTTTTTCGAATACAATACCAGAATCACTTTATTTACCGTCAGCTCGAGTTAATTACAGGTTTCGTATTGGTATGAAATTAATTGAACCATACAATCAACAGAACAAAAATCCAGATAATCAAGAATCACTATCAGCAAAAAATCCGGAGTCGGATGCAACAAGCCTTAAGAAGCTTAACttgttcaaaaaactcAAGAATAATCTGCATTTGAATAACCCACATGTAGGtaaagaagaattggacGATAACAACAATCTGTATGCAGAATACCCAGTCAATATTGTAAGAACACCACCGCAATACTCAATTTCCACAGCCAATAAGCCAGTTTATATTAACAGGGTGTGGTCAGATTCATTATCTTATGAGATTTCTTTTGCTCAGAAATATGTTTCACTTGATAGTAAAGTTCCCATAAAGATAAAAATTGTGCCTTTGGTCAAAAACATTTGTTTGAAGAGAATTAGAATAAGCGTTTTGGAAAAGATAACTTTAGTTAGCAAAGACTGCGAATATGAATACGATCAAATAGACCCTGTTGCAAAAGATCCATATAACCCATATTTTGCTGAATTCTCTTccaaaaggaaaaaagaacgtaatttatcaattttggaaatcAGGTCGAAGGAGAAGGGGTCTCGTGCTCTTCGCGAAGAAGTTGTGAATAACTGCATCGATGACAATTTGCTGGCCTATAATTGTTTACAAGACGATAAAGGTGAAAAAGGTCTAGGTATGACTGAGCCATTGGTGATAACAACAAACTTAGAATTCCCTAAATATATTGATATGGACAAGGACACTGCACGAGTAGTACCACCTTATGGTATCGATGTTTATTCTCCAGTGTCGAATCCTGAActtgcaaaaaattcaaatacGGCCAATCGAGGAGGTGTAATAGGATTTCTagctggaagaagaagttctTTGTCCGCGACTGCTGGTACCAAAAATACAGGGCAGAACCATCAGTACTTGTCAACGCCATCTCCCGTTTTCAACCCGAAATTTCATGAAACAAGCTTTCAAAGTGATTCTGAAGTTCCTGTTGAGTTCCAAACGAGGTTGAATGAAGCAAGACGAGGACTTTATCTGGACAGTCTTCATTTCAGTAATATCTATAGTAGGCATAAGCTGGAAATAATGTTAAGAATCAGTAAACCAGATGCAAAGGATCCAGCAAGACTAAGACACTACGAGGTTCTAATCGATACACCTATATTTTTAGTATCTGATTTATGCAACAGTGGTAACATGGAGTTACCAACTTACGATATGGCGACAAGTGATAGATTTTCTCCCGAAATGATTGCAGGTGCTGCACCACCTACTTTTGAGGAAGCCATTTCAATTCCTGGCTCTCCATTAAATTCACCAATGAATTCTCCCGTTGGGTCACCTATATTGAGAGGAAGTTTTGAACAGGACGATTTATACATGAACAATATAAATCTATCCAGAAGTGCCTCAATCGGTGGAATGTTACCTTTGGAAGGAATGACGCAAGGGAGCACTCCAGTGCCCCTTTCAACTTCGGTTGACGCCAATCAACGGTACAATAACCTTGATGGCCTTTTAAGTCCTACTTTTGCCGCGGAAGTAAGCGACATTTCAAGCCAGTCAAGATCAAATACTAAAAACGCTATTGGTGAGCATCAGAATAACTATATGCCCACATATGGAAGACAATCAGTCTTTAAGGATAACTATTCCATTGCAAGGGAAAGCCCTGCAAGCGGGAGTTCACAAACTAAGCAAAACATCGAATCCAACAATGACAATGTGCATCCATCAGACGTAAACAGAGCCGACGTCACGCATTATCCTCCCCGCTATGATGATATCGTCTCGATGACGAGCGGTAAACACTGA